The following is a genomic window from Petrotoga mexicana DSM 14811.
GAATTATAATATTTGGAAAAAGTAGCTTGTGAATTAAGAGCTTCTACAACCTTTTTTTCATCCACTCCGTTTATGGGTTCTTCAAAGGCAGAATATATTCTGTAGACTAATACTTCATCTGAATATTTTAGGACATCAATAAAGTCGTTTATGTGGAAGTAAAGACGGGTGTACCTGTGTGGTTGAAATATGGTTATTATTTTTCTTTTTGGGAAATACTCTTTCGTTGCCTTTATAGTTTCTAAGATTTCGTCAGGTGTATGGGCATAATCGTCTATTATTGATAAATTATCTTTATCGTAAAGTATATTGAATCTTCTTCCAACCGAATTATATCTAAGAAAAGTTTCTTTTATTGTGTTAAATTCAATGCCGAATTCTAAAGAAAGTGCGGTTGAAGCTAGTGCATCATAAGCGTAGTGTAATCCTGGAAGATTTAAAGTAATATCTCCAATGTATGTATTTTTGTGATAAAGCTCAAAAAGTTGATACCCGTTATATTGACGTCTGTTTTTTATAGTATAATCTGCCTTTTCACATTGCCCAAAGTATAAGACTTTCTTTACGTTCAGATGCCATTTGGTGAGATGGTTATCGTCTCCATTTAATAAAACAAGTTCTGTAGTGTTGTTTGCAAATTTATAAAGAGAACTTTCCAATTTATCAAATTCATTATCGTAGTGTTCTAAGTGGTCAGGTCTTAGATTGTTTATGATAGAAAAGTCCGTTTCTGTTTCTTCTATAAAGCCGTCACTTTCGTCGACTTCCGCTATTACTATTCCATTTCCATATCTAAAGTTGCCATCTTCTAATGAATCATGTATTCCACCTAAAAAAACTGTCGGATCTTTACCAGCGTTTTTGAATATTTGAGAAACCATAGCAGTTGTGGTAGTTTTTCCATCTGTTCCAGTTATGCCTATTGAGGTATGTTTTTGTAATATTGAATTGAGTAGTTGCATTCTGTTCAGAATAGTTATCTTTCTTTTTTTGGCTTCCATGAGTTCTGGATTAGTATCTTTTATCGCTGTAGATTTAATAAAAAAATCGATATCAGGAAGATCAGAATCCTGATTTAATTTGACTTTTATTCCTTTTTTTATTAAGTATTCTACTCTTTCGTTCATTTCGTTGTTCGATCCAATCACGTTTTTTATTCCATACTTATAAGCTGTGTATAAGGCTAGGGAACTCATACCGATACCACCTATCCCGGAGAAGTAATACTTCATAGATACCTCCTTTTGAGAATACAAATATTGACTTTAGAAACTCTAAAACCTTGTGTTAGCGCCCCTCCGCCCCGCAGCCCGCCCATAAGATATTATTAACAATACTTTCTGTGGCTCTATTTATCTTAGGTGTGTATATATATTCTTCATTTTTTGGTTGGATACAATTTAAAAAGTTGATCAGTCGATCAATTTCCACATTTTCTTCATCGAAGACTGCAACCTTTCCCTTCTTTTGAAGAGAGAGAGCATTTTTTAATTGGTGATTTTCTGCTGCACCTTTCCATGGGATCAAAATAGCAGAGAGATCATAAAACTGAATTTCGGCGAGTGTTGTTGCTCCTGCCCTTGATATCACTCCATCGGAGATAGCCATTAATTCATATAAATTTTCTAAATATTCAAAAGTAAAAACGTTAGGAAATTGTTTG
Proteins encoded in this region:
- the murC gene encoding UDP-N-acetylmuramate--L-alanine ligase; amino-acid sequence: MKYYFSGIGGIGMSSLALYTAYKYGIKNVIGSNNEMNERVEYLIKKGIKVKLNQDSDLPDIDFFIKSTAIKDTNPELMEAKKRKITILNRMQLLNSILQKHTSIGITGTDGKTTTTAMVSQIFKNAGKDPTVFLGGIHDSLEDGNFRYGNGIVIAEVDESDGFIEETETDFSIINNLRPDHLEHYDNEFDKLESSLYKFANNTTELVLLNGDDNHLTKWHLNVKKVLYFGQCEKADYTIKNRRQYNGYQLFELYHKNTYIGDITLNLPGLHYAYDALASTALSLEFGIEFNTIKETFLRYNSVGRRFNILYDKDNLSIIDDYAHTPDEILETIKATKEYFPKRKIITIFQPHRYTRLYFHINDFIDVLKYSDEVLVYRIYSAFEEPINGVDEKKVVEALNSQATFSKYYNSEDEIISDLLQEKNAVLLFVGAGDITEIAKKLSKNKKKP